DNA from Castellaniella sp. MT123:
CATCGCAGCGCCGGGCAAGCTTCAGGAAGACGGAGACGGCGACGCTGAAGGAAATGCTCAGGATCAGGGTATGCATAGGTGAAAAGAGAAAAATGCGCCGGTTAAGGTGGGGGTCGAGGTCGAGCCCCGGCCCGGAAAAGATGGATGCTGATCGCGGGTCCGTGCGACCTCAGGACAGCATGCTGGTGCTTTGTGCCGTCTCTGGCATGGGCACCAGCCCCAGGCGCTCGAACAGCCTGGCGTCCGCGTCCGCCTGGGGATTGGGGGTGGTCAGCAGTCGTTCGCCATGAAAGATCGAATTGGCCCCCGCCATGAAACACAGCGCCTGCGTGCTGTCGTGCATGGATTCGCGGCCGGCCGACAGGCGCACCACGGTTTTTGGCATGACGATGCGTGTGACCGCGATGGTGCGCACGAACTCGATCGGGTCCAGATCAGGGGCGTCGGCCAGCGGGGTGCCGGGGACCTTGACCAGTTGGTTGATCGGCACGGATTCCGGGTAGGGGTTCAGGCTGGCCAGGGCGGAGATCAGGCCGGCGCGCACCTCGCGCGATTCGCCCAGGCCGACGATGCCGCCGCAGCACACCTTCAGTCCGGCGTCGCGCACCCGCTGCAGCGTTTCCAGCCGGTCGTCGTAGGTGCGAGTGTGGATGATCTCGCCATAATATTCCCGCGAGGTGTCCAGATTATGGTTGTAATAGTCCAGACCGGCAGCCTTCAGGCGTTCGGCCTGACCGGGCTTGAGCATGCCCAGGGTCACACAGGTCTCCATGCCCAGCGCCTTGACGGCCTGAACGTGCTCGATCACGTCGTCCAGCTGGCGTTCTGTGGGCGAGCGCCAGGCGGCGCCCATGCAGAAGCGCTGGGCACCGGCTTCCTGGGCCTGGCGGGCGGCCGCCAGTACCTGCGACAGCGGCATCAGCGGGGCCTGTTCCACGTCCGTGGTGTAGCGGGACGACTGTGGGCAATACGCGCAGTCTTCGGGACAGGCCCCGGTCTTGATCGACAGCAGGCTGGATTGTTGGACGGCATTGGCCGGGTGGTGCCGCCGATGAATGGCCTGCGCTTGCAGCAGCAGGTCGTTGAAGGGCAGTGCGA
Protein-coding regions in this window:
- the bioB gene encoding biotin synthase BioB yields the protein MHTSLRHETLEPSWSVQDIVDLFALPFNDLLLQAQAIHRRHHPANAVQQSSLLSIKTGACPEDCAYCPQSSRYTTDVEQAPLMPLSQVLAAARQAQEAGAQRFCMGAAWRSPTERQLDDVIEHVQAVKALGMETCVTLGMLKPGQAERLKAAGLDYYNHNLDTSREYYGEIIHTRTYDDRLETLQRVRDAGLKVCCGGIVGLGESREVRAGLISALASLNPYPESVPINQLVKVPGTPLADAPDLDPIEFVRTIAVTRIVMPKTVVRLSAGRESMHDSTQALCFMAGANSIFHGERLLTTPNPQADADARLFERLGLVPMPETAQSTSMLS